In the genome of Curtobacterium sp. MCLR17_036, the window GCGGCGTCTGCGGCTCGGTCACGGCTCGGATCTTCCAGCTGAGCGTCACGACGAAGCTCAGCACCGTCTGCATCGACTCCAGTGAGGGGCCGTGGGCGTCGACCTGGTGGAGTGCCACGCGGTCGACGGTCTCGAGGTCGTCGAGCCAGTACGGGAAGAGTGCGGCGGAGATGTGCTGCCGCACGTCCCACGCCCTGCGGTTGCGCTCGGTCCAGTCGGCGATGTCGAGCACCTGTACCGCGCGGTTGACCTCCACAGCCATGCTCCGTCGGTACAGGGCGGCGATGAAGGCATCGAGCTCAGCGGGTTCCGGTGGCTCTCCACCGAACCAGCGGGCGTGCGCGTCGAGGAAAGCGTCCCAGTCGTGTCGGAGACGCTCGAGTGGGAAAGAGGCGCGGGGCACGGCACCGGGATGTCGCGGCGGTCGGTGGTGCATGCAGCGCCCCGACCGGTCCCAGGTGAAGCCGAGGTGCGCGGACGGCACCGAGCAGTTGAGCGGCAGCGGCACGACGCCCCCTTCGAGATCGATGGTCGATCCGGCCACCCTATTCGATGCGAGACATGCTCAGGCGGCCCCCGATCCGCCCTCGCTGCGCTGGCGTGCTGGTCAGCGCCGTGCCGCCGTCGGGCCGGGGCCCGGTTCCGTCAGACCTGCGCGGCTCGGTGGTCGTACGCCAGCGGCAGCAGGTCGCGTGCGGCGACGCTCACCAGCCCGTCCGGACCGGGCAGGACTACGCGGATGTCCGGGTGGAGGTCGACGAGGACCTGGCGATCACGACCGCAGGGGCTCGTCACGCCCCGGCCGTGGTTGCCGACCGCGACGATCGCGGTGAGCTCGGTCGCGCCGCCGGCCCGTGCGGCGCCGATGGCGACGAGCTCGGCGCAGGGGCCGCCGGTGAAGTGGTGCACGTTCACGCCGGCGAAGACCCGTCCGTCGGCGCTGCGCACGGCCGCACCCATGGTGTGCACGCCGTCCTCGTCGGGGCCGGCGTCCGTGGTGGCGTCGATGGTCGAGCGGGCGACCTCGATGAGCGCGTGGTCGTCGTCGGTCAGCGCGGCCGCAGAGGCGGGCAGGTCGGTCGACATGGTCCGACCGTACTGCCACGAGGGCGTCGACCGGTGGACAGCACCTCGGATCAGCCGAAGGCGCTGGCCGCTCCGACTCGCAGGAAGTCGAGCTTCTCGGCGTCGGGTCCGGCGGCTGCGCAACTGTAGAGCACGATCTTCACGTCCGTGTCCGGGACGACCATGACGTCGCAGTCGAGGACGACGTCGCCGACCAGGCGGTTGTGCACGGTCTTCGTGAGCGTGGTGTGTGCCGCTGCCCGTCCCTCGCTCCAGAGCAGGTCGAACCGGGGGCTGCGCGCACGGAGGTCGCCGACGAAGGCGCGGAGGTCGGCGTCCTGCCCGAACAGCGCGACGGATCGGCGGAGATCGGCGACGAGGGCCCGTTCGAACTGGTCCGACCCGCCGTGCGCCGTCGCGATGCCCGCGACGGAGTCGTCGACGAACGTCTGGACCAGCAGGTTCTGCGCCGGGTCGGCGAGGACGGACGGGCTGTGGAACAGGCGCTGCCACAGCGGCGTCGAGTCGAGCAGGGACCAGTCCGCGGCGAAGACGGCGACCGGGAACGCGGCCAGGCGGGACACCATCCGCTGCACGCCGGGCGGGACGTGGCGGGAGACCGCACCGGCCACGGGCGGAGCGATGCCGGCTGCGCGGTGCAGCAGGTCGTGCTCGACGCGGTTCAGCTGCAGGGCACGGGCGAGTGCCACCGTGACCTGTGCCGACGGTGCGCGGAACCGTCCCTGCTCCAACCGTGTGACGTAGTCGACGCTGACGCCGGCGAGCTGGGCCACCTCCTCCCGTCGCAGGCCCGGGGTGCGTCGACGTCCGTACGGCTCGAGGCCGACGTCCTCGGGGGCCAGGCGTTCCCGCCAGGCGCGCAGCAGGCCGCCGAGGTCGGAGTCCACGGGGTGCTCGTCCACGGTGCCATCCTCCCCGACTGGCGGCGCCGCAGGGAGGGAGCGGCCTTCCCTGGCTGCGGTGGCCGACCAGACCCACGCTGGTCGCAGGCACGGCACACCGTGCTGACCACGACGACGAGGAGCCCACCCATGACGACCACCCTGATCACCGGCGCGAACACGGGCATCGGGTTCGAGATGGCCCGGCAACTGACAGCCGCGGGTCACGACGTGTGGATCGGCGCACGGGACCTCGACCGGGGCCGCGCCGCCGCCGAGGCGCTCGGGGCACACACCGTCCAGCTCGACGTCACCGACGACGGGTCCGTGGCGGCAGCCGTCGCGCTGCTCGGGGACCGCGTCGGACGGCTCGACGTCCTGGTGAACAACGCCGGGGTCCTCGGCGAGGTCGCTCCGCCGGCGGAGATGACCGTCGACCAGATCCGTGCGGTCTACGAGACGAACGTGTTCGGTCTGGTCCGCGTCACCCGCGCGTTCCTGCCGCTGCTCCGACGCGGAGCACACCCGTCGGTGGTCAACGTCACCAGTGGACTCGGGTCGTTCACGCTGACCGGCGACCCGCAGCGGGTCGAGTCGCAGTACCCGCTCGCCGCCTACGGCTCGTCGAAGACGGCCGTGACGATGCTGACCATGCAGTACGCCAGGACGATCCCGGACATCCGCTTCAACGCGGTCGATCCGGGCCAGACAGCCACCGAGTTCACCGGGGGACTCGGTCACACCGTCGAGCAGGGCGCGTCCGCGGCGGTCCGCATCGCGACGCTCGGAGCAGCGGCGCCGACCGGCACCGCGACCGATGCGGACGGCACCCTGCCCTGGTGACCGACCCCGTACGCGGGAACGACTGAGGGCCGCCCATCGGGCGGCCCTCAGTGTCGGAGCGAGTGACGGGAATCGAACCCGCGCTACCAGCTTGGGAAGCTGGAGTTCTACCATTGAACTACACTCGCGCACCCCGCCGAGCGGGACGTGGCAAGCCTAGCGGATTCTCCGCTGGAAGCCAGCCGAGCGCGCACCGTGCGCCGTCCTGCCGAGGTGATCCGGGCCTCCCGTGTCTCCGCTGTGAGCCCGCCGGTCCGACGGACACGTGTCGTCGGCGTGTGTACCGTCCAGGGAGTCCGAGCGCCAGCAGACCGAGGAGGACCCGGATGGTCAGGCATCCCCTCATCGACGACGTGGTGGGCACAGCCCTCGTGGTCGACTCCGCCTCGCCCGTCGTGTGGCTGACGGAGGCGTTCGCGTCGCTGCTCCGTCGCGCCGCCGACGCCGGACGCACGGTCGTGCTCCGCACCGGCCAGGAGGCAGCCATCACCCCCGCCCTGCGGCACGCGCTCGGCGCGTACGGCGCCGCGTGGGTCGTGGCCGGCCCCGACGGACGCCTGCGGGACGGGCGGACGGGGGTCGCCGCCTCCGGCGTCGAGGACTTCGTGCACGTCGCCCCCGAGCTCGTGGGCGCACCCGCACCGGAGCACCCGGTGTCCGACGGCTCGGTCCGCCAGATCAGCATCGACCTGACCCTGCGCCACCACCCGGAACGCGCGGTGGACATGGGGTCCGCGATCGAGGCCCTGTGCCACACGGTCGGCACCTGCCCGACGCGCTGGGGCACGGCCGAGCCGCTCGCGGTGCCGTGGGACCGCTGGGTCGTCACGCAGTACGCGAAGCACGAGGCCCCCGGGGTCTCCACGTCGTACGCGGTGGGCGAGGGGTTCTCGGCGACGATGACCGCCCACCTGGTGGACGGCGTGGTCGTCGAGACGATGTCGGCCGCCCTGACGGTCCCCGAGGCGGACGCCGACCCCGACCTGGCGGACCGGCTCTTCGCCGCCGTGCAGCAGGTCGCCGACCAGGTCGTCCCGGTCTTCGGCGTCGTCATGCAGCGTCGCGGAGACGCCGACCACCTGGTGCGGGCGGTCTCGCACGGGGAACCGACGCCGCTCGCCGTGGTCGTCGGCCCGGAGGCCGTCGCCTTCCTCGACCGCGACGGCACCTGGCCACCCCAGCGCACGACGATCGCGTCCTTCGGGACCCGGACCGGTGCCGGCACCGACGACGGCGGCATGATCATCCGGTTCGAGGACGGCTGGGAAGCCCTGGAGTCGTTCCTCGACCGCATCGACGAGGACCGCTTCCTGCGGCTCGTCGGCGGAGCGCCGCTCGACCCCGCACACGACGAGGGTGCCCTGGACGGCCACGTCCGCGAGTCCCGGGTGGCGGGCGGTCGCGGTGCCGCGTGACGTCACGATCCTCTGCCGGCAGCCGGTGGAGACGCGCGAGGTCGCCGAGGCGCTCCTGCTGCACGACGAGACCTGGGGCGTGCGTGCCCTCGACGACGGCCCGATGATGCAGGTCTGCCGTGACGCCGGTCACCCGGTCATCACGGTGCTCGGGGTGCGCCGCGTGGACGCCCCGGACGAGGTCGAGCGGATCCTGCCGGACGCCCCGCCGATCGCCACCCCGCTGTGGTGGGTGGACACGGTGACCCCGGCGGGTCCGGACGGTGAGTCGGGCATCTCCGCCGCGCTCGAGGCCGCGCTGGACCTCGACGCGGTGTGCATCGTGCACGGGGACTGACGGTCCGCCACCTGCCCCGACGAGCCCGCGCTCCGTGGATGCCCGCCGCGCCGCCCGCGCTCACCGCACCCCCAGAAGTGGTCAGAACTCATCTTCCGAGACCCGTCGGTACGCGACCGGGTCCTACGGTGTGAACACCCGAGCCGACGAGCCGGGCGCGCACGCTCCTCGTCGGCGCCGCTCTTCTCACTGAACAGGGCTCCAGTGCGTACACAACTCCAGCAGCGTGCCGTCGCGCGCGCTCGCACCATCCTCACCGGCGTCGTCGTCGCCGGGCTGGCGGGCGTCGCGCTCGTCGGCGCCGGCACGACCTCGGCCTCCGCCGCGGCTCCCGCGCAGACGACCTTCGTGAACGAGGGGTTCACGGGCGTCAGCGCCGGCGACGCCTACATCCTGCCGTCCACGCAGTCCGGCGCGGCGAACGTCGCCTGCCTCACCGCGCGTCCGGCCGGTGGCACGTCGAACACCGGCTCGGTGCCGACCTGCGCCGGCACCGCGGACGCCGACGGACGCGGGGCGCTGCGCCTGACCGGCGCCGTGAACAACCAGGCCGGCGGCATCGGCGCGACGCAGTCCGTACCGATCACCAAGGGCATCGACGCGGTCTTCGACAGCTACCAGTACAACGGCACCTCGGCCGACGGCATCGTCTTCTACCTCGCCGCGACCGACCCGTACAACCCCGCCGTACCGGAGCGCATCGGCTACCTGGGCGGGTCGCTCGGCTACAGTGCGAGCACCGCGAACAACGCGCAGGGCATGTCCCACGCGTACCTCGGCATCGGCCTCGACCGCTTCGGCAACTTCGGCAACCGCGAATTCGGCGGTACCGGGTGCACCGCTGACGCCGGCACGAACCGCACGCTGACGGCCAACGCGGTCACCGTCCGCGGTCCGGGCAACGGCGGCACCGGGTACTGCGTGCAGTCCCGGACGGTCGTGAACGGCTCGCTGAACAAGACCGGCGTCACCGACCGCGCGCAGGCGAAGGTCCCCGTCGAGATCGTCATCAACCCGACCACGTCCACCCTGGCCGCGCAGGAGAACACCGCGATCACGGTGCCCGGCGGGCAGTACGCCGTCGTCTTCACGTCGATCGGTGGCACGCAGCAGGTCGTGCGCGGCGCGCTGCCGAAACTGACGAGCGGCAACGCGGCGAACGTCG includes:
- a CDS encoding SDR family NAD(P)-dependent oxidoreductase, whose amino-acid sequence is MTTTLITGANTGIGFEMARQLTAAGHDVWIGARDLDRGRAAAEALGAHTVQLDVTDDGSVAAAVALLGDRVGRLDVLVNNAGVLGEVAPPAEMTVDQIRAVYETNVFGLVRVTRAFLPLLRRGAHPSVVNVTSGLGSFTLTGDPQRVESQYPLAAYGSSKTAVTMLTMQYARTIPDIRFNAVDPGQTATEFTGGLGHTVEQGASAAVRIATLGAAAPTGTATDADGTLPW
- a CDS encoding cytidine deaminase; protein product: MSTDLPASAAALTDDDHALIEVARSTIDATTDAGPDEDGVHTMGAAVRSADGRVFAGVNVHHFTGGPCAELVAIGAARAGGATELTAIVAVGNHGRGVTSPCGRDRQVLVDLHPDIRVVLPGPDGLVSVAARDLLPLAYDHRAAQV
- a CDS encoding helix-turn-helix transcriptional regulator codes for the protein MDEHPVDSDLGGLLRAWRERLAPEDVGLEPYGRRRTPGLRREEVAQLAGVSVDYVTRLEQGRFRAPSAQVTVALARALQLNRVEHDLLHRAAGIAPPVAGAVSRHVPPGVQRMVSRLAAFPVAVFAADWSLLDSTPLWQRLFHSPSVLADPAQNLLVQTFVDDSVAGIATAHGGSDQFERALVADLRRSVALFGQDADLRAFVGDLRARSPRFDLLWSEGRAAAHTTLTKTVHNRLVGDVVLDCDVMVVPDTDVKIVLYSCAAAGPDAEKLDFLRVGAASAFG
- a CDS encoding DUF6177 family protein; its protein translation is MVRHPLIDDVVGTALVVDSASPVVWLTEAFASLLRRAADAGRTVVLRTGQEAAITPALRHALGAYGAAWVVAGPDGRLRDGRTGVAASGVEDFVHVAPELVGAPAPEHPVSDGSVRQISIDLTLRHHPERAVDMGSAIEALCHTVGTCPTRWGTAEPLAVPWDRWVVTQYAKHEAPGVSTSYAVGEGFSATMTAHLVDGVVVETMSAALTVPEADADPDLADRLFAAVQQVADQVVPVFGVVMQRRGDADHLVRAVSHGEPTPLAVVVGPEAVAFLDRDGTWPPQRTTIASFGTRTGAGTDDGGMIIRFEDGWEALESFLDRIDEDRFLRLVGGAPLDPAHDEGALDGHVRESRVAGGRGAA